The following coding sequences are from one Pseudopipra pipra isolate bDixPip1 chromosome 16, bDixPip1.hap1, whole genome shotgun sequence window:
- the ABCC1 gene encoding multidrug resistance-associated protein 1 isoform X8, whose amino-acid sequence MSNLNKAKTALGLILWIVCWADLFYSFWERSKISRAPFYLISPTVLGITMLIATYLIQYERIKGVQSSGVMTIFWFISLLCATVILISKIKHALNMGAEVDTFRYVTFCIYFVLLFAQLILCCFPEQPPLFSETVNDPNPCPEFSASFLSRITFWWITGLMIQGYRSPLEAKDLWSLNKDDKSEQIVPVLARNWAKEWSKTKRRPLDMLYAPKKQQKSSDSNGDVTEEAEALIIKPSQKSSEASLFKVLYKTFGPYFLMSFLFKAAHDLLMFAGPEILKLLLNFVNNKAAPDWQGYFYTVLLFVCACLQTLILHQYFHICFVTGMRLKTAIVGVIYRKALVITNSARKTSTVGEIVNLMSVDAQRFMDLATYINMIWSAPFQVILALYLLWQNLGPSVLAGVAVMILLVPINAVMAMKTKNYQVAQMKSKDNRIKLMNEILNGIKVLKLYAWELAFREKVLEIRQKELQVLKKSAYLAAMATFTWVCAPFLVALSTFAVYVTVNKNNILDAQKAFVSLALFNILRFPLNMLPMVISNIVEASVSLKRLRVFLSHEELDPDSIIRGPTPEDPVKAEDKFCAEGCIVVKNATFSWSKTDSPLLNSINFTVPEGSLVAVVGQVGCGKSSLLSALLGEMDKKEGYVVVKGSVAYVPQQAWVQNATLEDNIIFGREMNESRYKRVIEVCALLPDIEILPSGDKTEIGEKGVNLSGGQKQRVSLARAVYCNADVYLLDDPLSAVDAHVGKHIFEKVIGPKGILKNKTRLLVTHAINYLPQMDTILVMTDGEISEMGSYQELLEQDGAFAEFLRTYANAEQSMENSESDPSLEGTMQPLETDTNSPSTKEGKPVENGVLVNEAPGKLMHRQLSNSSTYSRDTGKSQQQSSTAELQKPLAEKNSWKLMEADTAKTGRVKASVYWDYMKAIGLFMSFLSIFLFLCNHIASLASNYWLSLWTDDPVINGTQQYTDVRLGVYGALGISQGIAVFGYSMVVSIGGIFASRHLHHNLLHNVLRSPMSFFERTPSGNLVNRFSKEIDTIDSTIPPIIKMFMGSMFNVIGACIIILLATPIAAVIIPPLGLAYLFVQRFYVATSRQLKRLESVSRSPVYSHFNETLLGVSIIRAFEEQKRFIKQNDMKVDENQKAYYPSIVANRWLAVRLEYVGNFIVLFAALFAVIARNKLSAGLVGLSVSYSLQITAYLNWLVRMSSEVETNIVAVERVKEYTEMEKEAEWSIEQTAPASTWPEEGKIEFRGYGLRYREDLDLVLKNINVTINGGEKIGIVGRTGAGKSSLTLGLFRINEAAEGEIIIDGINIAKIGLHDLRFKITIIPQDPILFSGSLRMNLDPFDQHSDEDIWRSLELAHLKNFVSSLPDKLNHECAEGGENLSVGQRQLVCLARALLRKSKILVLDEATAAVDLETDKLIQSTIKSQFEECTVLTIAHRLNTIMDYTRVLVLERGEVVECGSPEQLLRERGIFYSMAKDSGLV is encoded by the exons ATGTCCAACCTTAACAAAGCCAAAACG GCTTTGGGTTTAATACTGTGGATAGTCTGCTGGGCAGACCTTTTCTACTCTTTCTGGGAAAGAAGTAAAATTTCTCGAGCTCCATTTTATCTCATTAGCCCTACAGTATTGGGTATAACAATG TTGATTGCCACATATTTAATACAATATGAAAGAATAAAAGGAGTCCAGTCTTCAGGTGTGATGACAATTTTCTGGTTTATCTCATTGTTATGTGCCACAGTGATTTTGATATCCAAAATAAAACATGCCTTAAATATG GGTGCTGAAGTGGATACATTTCGTTATGTCACCTTCTGCATTTACTTTGTCCTGTTGTTTGCACAACTCATCCTGTGTTGTTTTCCAGAACAACCAcctttgttttctgaaacagTGAATGATCCT aATCCATGTCCAGAGTTCAGTGCTTCTTTCCTCTCCAGAATCACATTCTGGTGGATCACTGG GTTGATGATTCAGGGTTATCGGAGTCCTTTGGAAGCCAAGGATTTGTGGTCATTAAATAAAGATGACAAATCAGAGCAAATAGTGCCGGTTTTGGCTCGAAATTGGGCAAAAGAGTGGTCAAAGACCAAGAG GCGACCATTAGACATGTTATATGCGcccaaaaagcagcaaaaatcaAGCGACTCAAATGGTGATGTGACAGAAGAGGCTGAAGCTTTAATTATAAAACCATCTCAGAAGAGCTCTGAAGCATCTTTATTCAAGGTGTTATATAAAACCTTTGGACCATATTTTCTCATGAGTTTCCTGTTTAAAGCCGCACATGATCTCTTGATGTTTGCAGGCCCGGAAATTCTGAA GTTGCTACTCAACTTTGTAAATAACAAAGCTGCCCCAGACTGGCAAGGCTACTTTTATacagtgctgctgtttgtttgtgCCTGTCTTCAGACACTGATTCTTCACCAGTATTTTCATATTTGCTTTGTAACTGGAATGAGGCTCAAAACAGCTATTGTTGGTGTAATTTATCGCAAG GCACTTGTTATCACGAATTCTGCTAGAAAGACATCAACTGTGGGTGAGATTGTGAATCTAATGTCTGTGGATGCTCAGAGATTCATGGATTTGGCTACCTATATTAATATGATTTGGTCTGCACCTTTCCAGGTGATATTAGCACTGTACTTACTGTGGCAG AATTTAGGTCCTTCAGTGCTGGCAGGAGTGGCTGTCATGATCCTTCTGGTTCCAATAAATGCTGTGATGGCAATGAAGACAAAAAACTATCAG GTGGCTCAAATGAAGAGCAAAGACAACAGAATTAAGCTGATGAATGAAATTCTCAATGGGATTAAAGTTCTGAAACTTTATGCTTGGGAATTAGCCTTCAGAGAGAAGGTATTAGAGATCAGACAGAAAGAACTTCAAGTCCTAAAAAAATCTGCTTACCTTGCTGCAATGGCAACCTTCACTTGGGTTTGTGCTCCTTTTTTG GTTGCCTTGTCCACGTTTGCTGTGTACGTCACCGTAAACAAGAACAACATCTTGGATGCTCAGAAGGCATTTGTTTCTCTGGCTTTATTCAACATCCTCAGGTTTCCACTGAACATGCTTCCTATGGTTATCAGCAACATAGTGGAA GCCAGTGTCTCCTTGAAGCGCCTTAGGGTGTTCCTGTCTCATGAAGAGTTAGATCCAGACAGCATAATCAGGGGTCCCACGCCAGAGG ATCCAGTAAAAGCAGAAGACAAATTTTGTG CTGAAGGATGCATTGTTGTAAAGAATGCAACGTTTAGCTGGTCCAAAACTGATTCTCCTTTGCTGAACAG CATTAATTTCACTGTTCCTGAAGGCTCCTTGGTGGCTGTTGTTGGTCAGGTTGGCTGTGGAAAGTCTTCACTGCTGTCTGCATTACTGGGGGAGATGGACAAGAAGGAAGGCTACGTGGTTGTCAAG gGCTCTGTAGCCTATGTTCCTCAGCAAGCCTGGGTCCAAAATGCAACTCTGGAAGATAACATTATCTTTGGAAGGGAGATGAATGAGAGCCGGTACAAGCGTGTGATTGAggtctgtgctctgctgcctgaTATAGAGATTCTTCCTTCAggagacaaaacagaaataggaGAAAAG GGTGTGAATTTGTCTGGAGGACAGAAACAGCGAGTCAGTCTTGCTCGGGCAGTTTACTGTAATGCAGATGTCTATTTACTTGATGATCCTTTATCAGCTGTTGATGCTCATGTTGggaaacatatttttgaaaaagttaTTGGACCGAAAGGAatcctgaaaaataaa ACTCGGCTTTTGGTAACCCATGCAATCAACTATCTGCCTCAAATGGATACAATTCTGGTAATGACTGATGGAGAAATCTCTGAGATGGGCTCCTatcaggagctgctggagcaagaTGGGGCTTTTGCTGAGTTTCTTCGTACATATGCTAATGCTGAACAAAGCATGGAGAACAGTG AGTCAGATCCTTCATTAGAAGGAACGATGCAACCTCTGGAAACAG ATACAAATAGTCCATCTACAAAAGAAGGAAAGCCTGTAGAAAATGGAGTCCTTGTGAATGAAGCCCCTGGAAAGTTAATGCATAG GCAACTCAGTAACTCTTCAACATACAGCAGAGACACTGGGAAgtcccagcagcagagcagcacagcagagctgcagaagccACTTGCTGAAAAGAATTCCTGGAAACTGATGGAGGCCGACACAGCGAAGACCGGGAGG GTAAAGGCATCGGTGTACTGGGACTACATGAAAGCAATTGGACTCTTTATGTCTTTCTTGagcattttcctcttcctgtgtAATCATATAGCCTCCTTGGCTTCCAACTACTGGCTAAGTTTATGGACAGATGATCCTGTTATCAATGGGACACAGCAGTACACAGATGTCAGACTGGGAGTATATGGAGCACTGGGAATTTCTCAAG GTATTGCTGTGTTTGGCTACTCAATGGTCGTGTCAATAGGGGGAATATTTGCATCACGACACCTACACCATAACCTGCTGCACAATGTCCTCAGGTCTCCAATGAGTTTCTTTGAACGTACACCAAGTGGAAATCTAGTGAACCGTTTTTCTAAGGAGATAGATACCATTGACTCCACCATTCCACCAATCATCAAAATGTTCATGGGCTCAATGTTTAATGTGATTGGGGCTTGTATCATCATTCTGCTGGCCACACCTATAGCTGCTGTCATTATTCCACCTCTGGGACTTGCCTACTTGTTTGTGCAG AGATTTTATGTGGCCACGTCTCGGCAGCTCAAACGCCTCGAGTCTGTCAGTCGTTCTCCCGTGTATTCTCACTTCAATGAGACCCTGCTGGGAGTCAGTATCATTCGAGCCTTTGAGGAGCAGAAACGTTTCATAAAGCAGAACGACATGAAAGTGGATGAAAATCAGAAAGCTTATTATCCAAGCATTGTTGCAAACAG GTGGCTGGCTGTCCGTCTGGAGTACGTGGGGAACTTTATTGTCCTCTTTGCAGCATTGTTTGCAGTGATTGCACGCAACAAACTCAGCGCAGGACTGGTTGGCCTCTCGGTATCCTACTCACTGCAG ATTACAGCATATTTGAACTGGCTGGTTCGCATGTCATCTGAGGTGGAAACCAACATTGTTGCTGTTGAAAGAGTCAAAGAATATACTGAAATGGAGAAGGAG GCTGAGTGGAGTATCGAACAAACCGCCCCAGCGAGTACCTGGCCCGAGGAAGGGAAGATTGAGTTTCGAGGTTATGGTTTACGTTACCGCGAAGACTTGGATTTGGTTCTGAAAAACATAAATGTTACCATAAATGGGGGTGAAAAG ATTGGAATAGTTGGAAGAACGGGAGCTGGAAAATCCTCACTCACTTTAGGTTTGTTTCGGATTAAtgaagcagctgaaggagaaaTTATTATTGATGGAATTAATATTGCAAAGATAGGGCTCCATGACCTGCGGTTCAAGATCACCATCATCCCTCAG GATCCAATATTGTTCTCTGGCTCTCTGCGTATGAATCTTGATCCTTTTGACCAACACTCTGATGAAGACATTTGGAGGTCTTTGGAATTGGCTCACCTGAAAAATTTTGTGTCATCCCTTCCTGATAAACTGAATCATGAGTGTGCTGAGGGTGGTGAGAACCTCAG TGTGGGACAGCGCCAGCTGGTGTGCCTGGCACGAGCTCTGCTCAGGAAGTCCAAAATCCTGGTTCTGGATGAAGCCACAGCTGCTGTTGATCTTGAAACAGATAAGCTTATACAGTCGACGATAAAGTCTCAATTTGAAGAATGTACTGTATTAACTATAGCACATCGTCTGAACACGATCATGGACTACACGAG AGTTTTAGTCCTGGAGAGAGGAGAAGTGGTGGAGTGTGGaagcccagagcagctccttcGGGAAAGAGGCATTTTCTACAGCATGGCCAAAGATTCAGGCTTGGTGTAG
- the ABCC1 gene encoding multidrug resistance-associated protein 1 isoform X5: protein MGIESFCSADASEPFWDWNLTWHTEDPDFTPCFQNTVLVWIPCTYLWICFPVYYLYLRRHDRGYIQMSNLNKAKTALGLILWIVCWADLFYSFWERSKISRAPFYLISPTVLGITMLIATYLIQYERIKGVQSSGVMTIFWFISLLCATVILISKIKHALNMGAEVDTFRYVTFCIYFVLLFAQLILCCFPEQPPLFSETVNDPNPCPEFSASFLSRITFWWITGLMIQGYRSPLEAKDLWSLNKDDKSEQIVPVLARNWAKEWSKTKRRPLDMLYAPKKQQKSSDSNGDVTEEAEALIIKPSQKSSEASLFKVLYKTFGPYFLMSFLFKAAHDLLMFAGPEILKLLLNFVNNKAAPDWQGYFYTVLLFVCACLQTLILHQYFHICFVTGMRLKTAIVGVIYRKALVITNSARKTSTVGEIVNLMSVDAQRFMDLATYINMIWSAPFQVILALYLLWQNLGPSVLAGVAVMILLVPINAVMAMKTKNYQVAQMKSKDNRIKLMNEILNGIKVLKLYAWELAFREKVLEIRQKELQVLKKSAYLAAMATFTWVCAPFLVALSTFAVYVTVNKNNILDAQKAFVSLALFNILRFPLNMLPMVISNIVEASVSLKRLRVFLSHEELDPDSIIRGPTPEAEGCIVVKNATFSWSKTDSPLLNSINFTVPEGSLVAVVGQVGCGKSSLLSALLGEMDKKEGYVVVKGSVAYVPQQAWVQNATLEDNIIFGREMNESRYKRVIEVCALLPDIEILPSGDKTEIGEKGVNLSGGQKQRVSLARAVYCNADVYLLDDPLSAVDAHVGKHIFEKVIGPKGILKNKTRLLVTHAINYLPQMDTILVMTDGEISEMGSYQELLEQDGAFAEFLRTYANAEQSMENSESDPSLEGTMQPLETDTNSPSTKEGKPVENGVLVNEAPGKLMHSRDTGKSQQQSSTAELQKPLAEKNSWKLMEADTAKTGRVKASVYWDYMKAIGLFMSFLSIFLFLCNHIASLASNYWLSLWTDDPVINGTQQYTDVRLGVYGALGISQGIAVFGYSMVVSIGGIFASRHLHHNLLHNVLRSPMSFFERTPSGNLVNRFSKEIDTIDSTIPPIIKMFMGSMFNVIGACIIILLATPIAAVIIPPLGLAYLFVQRFYVATSRQLKRLESVSRSPVYSHFNETLLGVSIIRAFEEQKRFIKQNDMKVDENQKAYYPSIVANRWLAVRLEYVGNFIVLFAALFAVIARNKLSAGLVGLSVSYSLQITAYLNWLVRMSSEVETNIVAVERVKEYTEMEKEAEWSIEQTAPASTWPEEGKIEFRGYGLRYREDLDLVLKNINVTINGGEKIGIVGRTGAGKSSLTLGLFRINEAAEGEIIIDGINIAKIGLHDLRFKITIIPQDPILFSGSLRMNLDPFDQHSDEDIWRSLELAHLKNFVSSLPDKLNHECAEGGENLSVGQRQLVCLARALLRKSKILVLDEATAAVDLETDKLIQSTIKSQFEECTVLTIAHRLNTIMDYTRVLVLERGEVVECGSPEQLLRERGIFYSMAKDSGLV, encoded by the exons GATTGGAATCTGACATGGCACACAGAAGATCCAGATTTCACCCCATGCTTTCAGAACACAGTCCTGGTCTGGATTCCTTGCACTTACCTGTGGATCTGCTTCCCAGTGTACTACCTGTACCTTCGCCGTCATGACAGGGGATACATACAGATGTCCAACCTTAACAAAGCCAAAACG GCTTTGGGTTTAATACTGTGGATAGTCTGCTGGGCAGACCTTTTCTACTCTTTCTGGGAAAGAAGTAAAATTTCTCGAGCTCCATTTTATCTCATTAGCCCTACAGTATTGGGTATAACAATG TTGATTGCCACATATTTAATACAATATGAAAGAATAAAAGGAGTCCAGTCTTCAGGTGTGATGACAATTTTCTGGTTTATCTCATTGTTATGTGCCACAGTGATTTTGATATCCAAAATAAAACATGCCTTAAATATG GGTGCTGAAGTGGATACATTTCGTTATGTCACCTTCTGCATTTACTTTGTCCTGTTGTTTGCACAACTCATCCTGTGTTGTTTTCCAGAACAACCAcctttgttttctgaaacagTGAATGATCCT aATCCATGTCCAGAGTTCAGTGCTTCTTTCCTCTCCAGAATCACATTCTGGTGGATCACTGG GTTGATGATTCAGGGTTATCGGAGTCCTTTGGAAGCCAAGGATTTGTGGTCATTAAATAAAGATGACAAATCAGAGCAAATAGTGCCGGTTTTGGCTCGAAATTGGGCAAAAGAGTGGTCAAAGACCAAGAG GCGACCATTAGACATGTTATATGCGcccaaaaagcagcaaaaatcaAGCGACTCAAATGGTGATGTGACAGAAGAGGCTGAAGCTTTAATTATAAAACCATCTCAGAAGAGCTCTGAAGCATCTTTATTCAAGGTGTTATATAAAACCTTTGGACCATATTTTCTCATGAGTTTCCTGTTTAAAGCCGCACATGATCTCTTGATGTTTGCAGGCCCGGAAATTCTGAA GTTGCTACTCAACTTTGTAAATAACAAAGCTGCCCCAGACTGGCAAGGCTACTTTTATacagtgctgctgtttgtttgtgCCTGTCTTCAGACACTGATTCTTCACCAGTATTTTCATATTTGCTTTGTAACTGGAATGAGGCTCAAAACAGCTATTGTTGGTGTAATTTATCGCAAG GCACTTGTTATCACGAATTCTGCTAGAAAGACATCAACTGTGGGTGAGATTGTGAATCTAATGTCTGTGGATGCTCAGAGATTCATGGATTTGGCTACCTATATTAATATGATTTGGTCTGCACCTTTCCAGGTGATATTAGCACTGTACTTACTGTGGCAG AATTTAGGTCCTTCAGTGCTGGCAGGAGTGGCTGTCATGATCCTTCTGGTTCCAATAAATGCTGTGATGGCAATGAAGACAAAAAACTATCAG GTGGCTCAAATGAAGAGCAAAGACAACAGAATTAAGCTGATGAATGAAATTCTCAATGGGATTAAAGTTCTGAAACTTTATGCTTGGGAATTAGCCTTCAGAGAGAAGGTATTAGAGATCAGACAGAAAGAACTTCAAGTCCTAAAAAAATCTGCTTACCTTGCTGCAATGGCAACCTTCACTTGGGTTTGTGCTCCTTTTTTG GTTGCCTTGTCCACGTTTGCTGTGTACGTCACCGTAAACAAGAACAACATCTTGGATGCTCAGAAGGCATTTGTTTCTCTGGCTTTATTCAACATCCTCAGGTTTCCACTGAACATGCTTCCTATGGTTATCAGCAACATAGTGGAA GCCAGTGTCTCCTTGAAGCGCCTTAGGGTGTTCCTGTCTCATGAAGAGTTAGATCCAGACAGCATAATCAGGGGTCCCACGCCAGAGG CTGAAGGATGCATTGTTGTAAAGAATGCAACGTTTAGCTGGTCCAAAACTGATTCTCCTTTGCTGAACAG CATTAATTTCACTGTTCCTGAAGGCTCCTTGGTGGCTGTTGTTGGTCAGGTTGGCTGTGGAAAGTCTTCACTGCTGTCTGCATTACTGGGGGAGATGGACAAGAAGGAAGGCTACGTGGTTGTCAAG gGCTCTGTAGCCTATGTTCCTCAGCAAGCCTGGGTCCAAAATGCAACTCTGGAAGATAACATTATCTTTGGAAGGGAGATGAATGAGAGCCGGTACAAGCGTGTGATTGAggtctgtgctctgctgcctgaTATAGAGATTCTTCCTTCAggagacaaaacagaaataggaGAAAAG GGTGTGAATTTGTCTGGAGGACAGAAACAGCGAGTCAGTCTTGCTCGGGCAGTTTACTGTAATGCAGATGTCTATTTACTTGATGATCCTTTATCAGCTGTTGATGCTCATGTTGggaaacatatttttgaaaaagttaTTGGACCGAAAGGAatcctgaaaaataaa ACTCGGCTTTTGGTAACCCATGCAATCAACTATCTGCCTCAAATGGATACAATTCTGGTAATGACTGATGGAGAAATCTCTGAGATGGGCTCCTatcaggagctgctggagcaagaTGGGGCTTTTGCTGAGTTTCTTCGTACATATGCTAATGCTGAACAAAGCATGGAGAACAGTG AGTCAGATCCTTCATTAGAAGGAACGATGCAACCTCTGGAAACAG ATACAAATAGTCCATCTACAAAAGAAGGAAAGCCTGTAGAAAATGGAGTCCTTGTGAATGAAGCCCCTGGAAAGTTAATGCATAG CAGAGACACTGGGAAgtcccagcagcagagcagcacagcagagctgcagaagccACTTGCTGAAAAGAATTCCTGGAAACTGATGGAGGCCGACACAGCGAAGACCGGGAGG GTAAAGGCATCGGTGTACTGGGACTACATGAAAGCAATTGGACTCTTTATGTCTTTCTTGagcattttcctcttcctgtgtAATCATATAGCCTCCTTGGCTTCCAACTACTGGCTAAGTTTATGGACAGATGATCCTGTTATCAATGGGACACAGCAGTACACAGATGTCAGACTGGGAGTATATGGAGCACTGGGAATTTCTCAAG GTATTGCTGTGTTTGGCTACTCAATGGTCGTGTCAATAGGGGGAATATTTGCATCACGACACCTACACCATAACCTGCTGCACAATGTCCTCAGGTCTCCAATGAGTTTCTTTGAACGTACACCAAGTGGAAATCTAGTGAACCGTTTTTCTAAGGAGATAGATACCATTGACTCCACCATTCCACCAATCATCAAAATGTTCATGGGCTCAATGTTTAATGTGATTGGGGCTTGTATCATCATTCTGCTGGCCACACCTATAGCTGCTGTCATTATTCCACCTCTGGGACTTGCCTACTTGTTTGTGCAG AGATTTTATGTGGCCACGTCTCGGCAGCTCAAACGCCTCGAGTCTGTCAGTCGTTCTCCCGTGTATTCTCACTTCAATGAGACCCTGCTGGGAGTCAGTATCATTCGAGCCTTTGAGGAGCAGAAACGTTTCATAAAGCAGAACGACATGAAAGTGGATGAAAATCAGAAAGCTTATTATCCAAGCATTGTTGCAAACAG GTGGCTGGCTGTCCGTCTGGAGTACGTGGGGAACTTTATTGTCCTCTTTGCAGCATTGTTTGCAGTGATTGCACGCAACAAACTCAGCGCAGGACTGGTTGGCCTCTCGGTATCCTACTCACTGCAG ATTACAGCATATTTGAACTGGCTGGTTCGCATGTCATCTGAGGTGGAAACCAACATTGTTGCTGTTGAAAGAGTCAAAGAATATACTGAAATGGAGAAGGAG GCTGAGTGGAGTATCGAACAAACCGCCCCAGCGAGTACCTGGCCCGAGGAAGGGAAGATTGAGTTTCGAGGTTATGGTTTACGTTACCGCGAAGACTTGGATTTGGTTCTGAAAAACATAAATGTTACCATAAATGGGGGTGAAAAG ATTGGAATAGTTGGAAGAACGGGAGCTGGAAAATCCTCACTCACTTTAGGTTTGTTTCGGATTAAtgaagcagctgaaggagaaaTTATTATTGATGGAATTAATATTGCAAAGATAGGGCTCCATGACCTGCGGTTCAAGATCACCATCATCCCTCAG GATCCAATATTGTTCTCTGGCTCTCTGCGTATGAATCTTGATCCTTTTGACCAACACTCTGATGAAGACATTTGGAGGTCTTTGGAATTGGCTCACCTGAAAAATTTTGTGTCATCCCTTCCTGATAAACTGAATCATGAGTGTGCTGAGGGTGGTGAGAACCTCAG TGTGGGACAGCGCCAGCTGGTGTGCCTGGCACGAGCTCTGCTCAGGAAGTCCAAAATCCTGGTTCTGGATGAAGCCACAGCTGCTGTTGATCTTGAAACAGATAAGCTTATACAGTCGACGATAAAGTCTCAATTTGAAGAATGTACTGTATTAACTATAGCACATCGTCTGAACACGATCATGGACTACACGAG AGTTTTAGTCCTGGAGAGAGGAGAAGTGGTGGAGTGTGGaagcccagagcagctccttcGGGAAAGAGGCATTTTCTACAGCATGGCCAAAGATTCAGGCTTGGTGTAG